From Williamwhitmania taraxaci, the proteins below share one genomic window:
- a CDS encoding glycosyltransferase family 39 protein — protein sequence MDSATGTKKFKWLSITILSVFLITISFHYHRNEIKTYPSYIHAWAQADQYALALGFTENGYDFFHPQTYNLNKQFPNNFAHPYPTGVTSADFPIHAYIPALLMGITGSTSPFWMRIYLLLYSLVGLIFLFLLTREISKNFLAPFAAVAFAMLSPVFLYYQATFLPTIPSLANAIIGYYFYVIHLKGAKNRHFLLALVFFTLATLARTPFAIFLFAVICQESFYFILRRKIDIRKCIGFLTSILLIFGYFLYNQHLRSLNGSIFLNLLSYTESFAQFKLLLSEVINRWGNHFFTSYHYLFLLGLTLASVIMVIVKGREKDSLRNKFGFQILIASVGSILYSLLMAKQFQYHDYYFLDSFFLPIILLVGYLSGQFRIKSKIQKTISIVVVCIFIGLFQRDAHKRVKSRQQTAIWDKTEVLVQDFADSKQLLDSLNISKEAIILVLESQTPNNAFVHMRRKGFAILGSNREEIQNAINWKYDYIVVQNCMLYPELLQTYPELLEQTVRVGGNDHLTVLRKTVPTKKQQPWDLLGLTKRVPKLHSTINFDDLPESYWGNLVSKSNPLDTANNVGYTAQNNEWSLNFTLTDSTLKSLQSIYPVFKANFFSNEKEGKILFIANYEVGNKSVSQYAFSIELNEQDAGKWRSISYILPAIHYTNTGKPNRYTVFLWNSDKKEFCYDEVSISIY from the coding sequence ATGGATTCAGCAACTGGAACAAAAAAGTTCAAATGGCTCTCGATTACCATTCTCTCAGTATTTCTTATCACCATCTCCTTTCATTACCACCGAAATGAAATAAAAACGTATCCGTCCTATATTCATGCATGGGCTCAGGCCGATCAATACGCGCTTGCACTTGGTTTTACCGAAAACGGTTACGATTTCTTCCATCCCCAAACCTACAACCTCAACAAGCAGTTTCCAAACAATTTCGCCCACCCATATCCTACAGGAGTCACCAGTGCCGATTTCCCAATCCATGCCTATATTCCAGCCCTTTTGATGGGAATAACCGGATCCACATCACCCTTTTGGATGAGAATATACCTTTTGCTATACAGCCTTGTAGGATTGATCTTCCTGTTTCTACTAACTCGTGAAATATCCAAAAATTTTCTTGCGCCCTTTGCGGCAGTAGCATTTGCAATGCTTTCACCAGTTTTTCTATATTACCAAGCGACGTTCCTCCCTACCATACCGTCGTTGGCCAATGCCATAATTGGTTACTACTTCTACGTAATTCATCTTAAGGGAGCCAAAAACCGCCACTTTCTGTTAGCATTAGTTTTCTTCACGCTTGCAACACTAGCTCGAACGCCTTTTGCTATCTTTCTCTTTGCCGTAATATGCCAAGAGAGCTTCTATTTTATTCTAAGAAGAAAGATCGACATACGAAAATGCATTGGATTCCTTACTTCCATACTCTTAATCTTTGGATACTTTCTTTACAACCAGCACCTCCGAAGCCTAAACGGTTCTATCTTCTTAAATCTCCTATCATATACCGAATCATTTGCACAATTTAAATTGCTCCTTTCCGAGGTTATCAATAGATGGGGCAACCACTTCTTTACAAGTTACCACTACCTGTTTTTACTAGGGTTGACCCTAGCAAGTGTCATCATGGTTATAGTCAAGGGACGCGAGAAAGATTCCTTGAGGAATAAATTTGGATTTCAGATTTTAATTGCAAGCGTTGGTTCCATCCTCTATTCATTGCTCATGGCTAAGCAATTTCAATACCACGACTACTACTTTCTGGATTCTTTTTTCCTCCCAATTATCCTTCTCGTAGGATACCTATCGGGGCAATTTCGAATTAAGTCGAAGATCCAAAAAACAATAAGCATAGTAGTAGTATGCATATTTATTGGATTATTTCAGCGCGATGCCCATAAGCGTGTTAAAAGCAGACAGCAAACCGCCATTTGGGATAAAACAGAAGTTTTAGTCCAAGATTTCGCCGATTCAAAGCAGTTGCTCGATAGCTTAAACATTTCAAAAGAGGCAATCATTCTGGTTTTGGAATCACAAACCCCAAACAATGCCTTTGTCCACATGCGGCGGAAAGGGTTCGCCATATTAGGTTCCAATCGAGAAGAAATTCAAAATGCAATAAATTGGAAATACGACTACATTGTGGTTCAGAACTGTATGCTATATCCTGAATTGCTACAGACCTACCCTGAACTATTGGAACAAACAGTGAGAGTTGGAGGAAACGATCACCTAACTGTCCTTAGGAAGACAGTGCCAACAAAAAAGCAGCAGCCATGGGATTTGCTTGGATTAACCAAACGAGTACCAAAACTGCACAGCACTATAAACTTTGACGACCTACCCGAAAGCTATTGGGGTAATTTAGTATCGAAAAGCAATCCATTAGACACAGCAAACAATGTGGGCTATACCGCCCAAAATAACGAATGGAGTTTAAACTTTACCCTAACCGACTCAACACTTAAGTCGTTGCAATCGATTTATCCGGTTTTTAAAGCCAACTTCTTCTCCAATGAAAAAGAGGGTAAGATATTGTTTATTGCCAATTACGAAGTAGGCAATAAATCGGTAAGCCAATATGCATTCTCCATCGAGTTAAATGAACAAGATGCAGGAAAATGGAGATCGATCTCCTATATTTTACCAGCCATACATTATACCAACACAGGAAAACCAAACCGTTACACTGTTTTTCTTTGGAATAGTGATAAGAAAGAATTTTGCTACGATGAAGTATCCATCTCCATATACTAA
- a CDS encoding bile acid:sodium symporter family protein, translating into MVDAYRNRLQKVGTKIGLDGFIITLLGMILLAYIWPTPGIKQGIFSLKEIANYGVSLIFFFYGLRLSPEKIREGLGNWRLHLVVQITTFILFPLLILLLGTIIPVTGREMLWLGVFFVAALPSTVSSSVVMVSLAKGNIPGAIFNASISALLGVFITPIWMGVFINTSNGDLDLSVIIFKLILQVIVPVALGILLHPKLGAFADRHKKTLRKSDQLTILLIVYTAFCQSFAEKMFNGFTIFELFFLGIGMACLFFLMAGTLTVISRLLRFSREDSITALFCGSKKSLVHGTVMSKVLFPHSAAAGIILLPLMFYHAIQLIAASIIAKRMGEKG; encoded by the coding sequence ATGGTCGATGCATATAGGAACCGGCTACAGAAGGTTGGCACAAAAATAGGCCTTGATGGGTTTATTATTACTCTCCTAGGAATGATTCTGCTGGCCTATATTTGGCCAACGCCCGGAATTAAGCAAGGTATATTTTCATTAAAGGAAATCGCCAACTATGGAGTATCCCTAATATTTTTCTTCTATGGTCTCCGATTAAGCCCGGAAAAGATTAGGGAAGGGCTTGGAAATTGGAGGCTTCACTTGGTTGTCCAGATAACTACCTTCATTCTCTTTCCACTCCTAATTCTGCTACTTGGGACAATTATACCCGTTACGGGTCGAGAAATGTTGTGGCTTGGCGTGTTTTTTGTCGCCGCTCTGCCTTCAACGGTATCGTCTTCCGTGGTAATGGTTTCGTTAGCCAAGGGAAATATCCCTGGAGCGATATTCAACGCAAGTATTTCGGCCCTACTGGGGGTATTTATCACCCCTATTTGGATGGGAGTATTTATCAACACAAGCAATGGGGATCTTGATCTTTCGGTTATTATCTTTAAATTGATACTTCAGGTAATTGTGCCAGTAGCACTTGGTATTCTCCTGCATCCCAAGTTAGGCGCCTTTGCTGACAGGCACAAAAAAACGCTACGAAAATCGGACCAACTCACCATTCTGCTAATTGTTTATACCGCATTCTGCCAGTCCTTTGCCGAAAAGATGTTCAACGGATTTACCATTTTTGAATTATTCTTCCTTGGAATAGGAATGGCCTGTCTATTCTTTCTGATGGCAGGCACCCTCACCGTAATTAGCCGTTTGCTTCGATTTTCGAGGGAGGATAGCATTACTGCACTTTTCTGTGGATCGAAAAAATCGCTCGTGCATGGAACAGTAATGAGCAAGGTCCTTTTTCCTCACTCAGCGGCAGCCGGTATAATTCTTTTACCGTTAATGTTCTACCATGCAATTCAGTTGATTGCCGCGAGTATCATTGCCAAGCGAATGGGAGAAAAAGGGTAA
- a CDS encoding M64 family metallopeptidase produces MYKILIIAASTLLFSCNSKPKTVTESAQFVDSITVVNQGDVSFETFFTPKTMRLDYFHTGNAKTESFAIDQALSDGPWAGSSKILIDKLELGPYLFEVIDAASKALLYSRGYASIFGEWQTTPEAESQYGTFHESLRFPWPLNPIIVKIKKRNTLNKFETIFTTTVDPSSRLVNPADRKATEVVDAIQVNGPAADKLDIVILGDGYSKAEMAKFRADAKRLSASLMNAEPFRTRVQDINIRAVETPADESGVSRPHFGINKRSPLSVRYSTFDSERYALSYDNKTIRDVASAVPYEFMVILINEKNYGGGGIYNLYTTVAADNKFSEYIMIHEMGHHMAALADEYYTSSVSYEAPNISVEPWEPNITALLDKPNLKWKELVSATTPIPTPWNKEEFDKFGYGIQKVRDSLRNAKVPENIMENLFIRQMNQEDELFSKEKYRDVVGAFEGAGYTPKGLYRSQIDCIMYTRHQVFCKVCQRSIQQVIDQYSK; encoded by the coding sequence ATGTATAAAATATTGATAATCGCAGCAAGCACCTTGCTTTTCAGTTGCAATTCAAAACCAAAAACCGTAACAGAATCAGCCCAATTCGTCGATTCTATTACAGTGGTAAACCAAGGTGATGTTTCCTTCGAAACATTCTTTACGCCTAAAACCATGCGGCTGGACTATTTCCACACAGGAAACGCCAAAACCGAGAGTTTTGCCATCGATCAGGCCTTATCGGATGGGCCTTGGGCAGGTAGTAGCAAAATTCTGATTGACAAGTTGGAACTTGGGCCTTACCTATTCGAAGTTATCGATGCTGCATCGAAAGCCCTACTCTACTCCCGCGGATATGCAAGCATTTTTGGTGAATGGCAAACAACACCGGAAGCAGAATCACAATACGGAACATTTCACGAATCTTTACGATTCCCATGGCCATTAAACCCGATCATCGTTAAAATTAAAAAACGGAATACCCTTAACAAATTCGAAACCATATTTACAACAACCGTTGATCCTTCGTCGCGACTTGTGAATCCGGCCGACCGAAAAGCAACAGAAGTTGTTGATGCAATTCAAGTGAATGGCCCTGCTGCCGATAAACTCGATATCGTTATCCTAGGCGACGGCTACTCAAAGGCCGAAATGGCAAAATTCCGAGCCGATGCAAAGCGACTTTCCGCATCCCTAATGAATGCAGAACCGTTTAGAACAAGAGTTCAGGACATTAATATTAGAGCGGTGGAGACCCCTGCCGACGAAAGTGGCGTTAGCCGTCCACACTTTGGAATAAATAAGCGATCCCCACTATCGGTTCGCTACAGCACGTTCGATTCGGAACGATATGCCCTCAGCTACGACAATAAAACTATCCGCGATGTAGCTTCGGCTGTTCCATACGAATTCATGGTTATTCTGATTAACGAAAAGAACTACGGCGGAGGTGGAATATACAATCTATACACAACCGTAGCAGCCGATAATAAGTTTTCGGAATACATTATGATCCATGAAATGGGACATCACATGGCCGCCTTAGCCGACGAATACTATACAAGCAGTGTTTCGTATGAGGCTCCAAACATATCCGTGGAACCATGGGAACCAAATATTACGGCGCTACTTGACAAGCCAAATCTGAAATGGAAAGAATTAGTTTCCGCGACGACCCCCATCCCAACTCCGTGGAATAAAGAGGAGTTTGATAAATTCGGATATGGAATTCAGAAAGTGCGCGATAGTTTACGTAACGCTAAAGTTCCCGAAAACATAATGGAAAATCTGTTTATCCGCCAAATGAATCAGGAGGATGAACTCTTTTCGAAAGAAAAATACCGTGATGTTGTTGGTGCTTTCGAAGGTGCCGGATATACCCCCAAAGGTCTATATCGCTCTCAAATTGATTGCATAATGTATACTAGGCATCAGGTGTTCTGCAAGGTATGCCAGCGAAGTATTCAGCAAGTAATCGATCAATACAGCAAGTAG
- a CDS encoding tetratricopeptide repeat-containing sensor histidine kinase, producing the protein MRVQIIFIFVFFILADSVWAQVGAMPEDKRKAAVELVSKAEAFKNSGDLNQAVMLYNQAANTYLNYGLQQQAIDLFELALKYNQQRGNTTGVIVLLNQLGMLAYDQNRPADAAVYFSKGIDLARNTTRKAEVVGMMVSLANVHLDLNKNNEALNSISEATTIASSLYDLRLLRSCYSVYSKVYDKLDNRKKSTEYFELYSAITKKIQKDEVGQKEQEATKKVVLANLQVQQVVAEKKLTEKELLANQKSLEKAQEISKEMQLQIELLNKDRLLKESIIAQQLLMRRVYLAIIFASLLFTALIYYFYREKKKANKLLKQRNEEILLQKGEIEQQAKELVVINDQKTKLFSIIAHDLRSPLSSLITLMNVANAGIISDEDFKHAINDLSVNVTHTASLLENLLNWARCQMQRINVKMVVFELFEIVDDKVALVIEPAKNKGITVVNEVNANVEVYADTDMISLVVRNLVSNAVKFCRSGDRISISTSPLFDEIIVAVKDTGVGIAPEDIDKIFGDQIYTTRGTSNEMGTGLGLVLSKEFVELNGGRIWVESELDKGTTFFFTLKAKPENADGKSNAESIVGQEPSLS; encoded by the coding sequence ATGCGAGTACAGATTATTTTCATCTTTGTTTTTTTTATTTTAGCAGATAGTGTTTGGGCCCAAGTTGGTGCCATGCCGGAGGATAAGCGCAAAGCCGCCGTTGAACTTGTTTCTAAAGCTGAGGCTTTCAAAAATAGCGGCGATCTTAATCAAGCCGTAATGTTATACAATCAGGCGGCAAATACCTATCTTAACTATGGCCTCCAACAGCAAGCTATTGATCTATTTGAGTTAGCACTGAAATACAACCAACAGAGAGGGAATACTACGGGTGTAATTGTTTTGCTGAATCAATTGGGTATGTTGGCCTACGATCAGAATAGACCTGCCGATGCTGCTGTATACTTTTCAAAAGGAATCGATCTTGCTCGAAACACTACCCGGAAAGCAGAGGTGGTAGGCATGATGGTCAGTCTAGCGAACGTTCATCTCGATCTCAATAAGAATAATGAGGCGTTAAATTCCATTTCCGAAGCTACCACCATTGCTTCTTCCCTATACGATTTACGTCTTCTTCGTTCTTGTTACTCGGTATATAGTAAAGTTTACGACAAACTCGATAACAGGAAAAAATCGACTGAGTATTTCGAACTCTACTCGGCAATTACAAAAAAAATCCAGAAAGATGAAGTTGGACAAAAGGAACAAGAGGCAACCAAAAAGGTAGTATTGGCTAACTTGCAGGTTCAACAAGTGGTTGCAGAAAAAAAACTCACCGAAAAAGAGTTACTCGCGAACCAGAAGAGTCTCGAAAAGGCACAAGAGATTTCGAAGGAGATGCAACTTCAGATAGAGTTGCTCAATAAGGATAGGTTGCTTAAGGAATCAATTATTGCACAGCAGTTGCTGATGCGTCGAGTATACTTGGCTATTATTTTTGCCAGTTTGCTATTCACTGCGCTTATCTACTATTTTTACCGCGAAAAGAAGAAAGCCAACAAACTTTTGAAACAGCGAAATGAGGAGATTTTGCTGCAAAAGGGAGAGATAGAGCAGCAAGCTAAAGAGTTAGTCGTTATTAATGATCAAAAAACGAAGTTGTTTTCTATTATTGCCCACGACTTGCGAAGCCCGCTTAGTTCGCTCATTACTCTAATGAATGTCGCTAATGCTGGCATTATCTCCGATGAAGACTTTAAACATGCCATTAACGACCTAAGTGTGAATGTTACTCACACCGCTTCATTGCTCGAGAATCTGCTGAATTGGGCTCGGTGCCAAATGCAGCGGATAAACGTTAAGATGGTTGTGTTTGAGCTGTTCGAGATTGTCGATGACAAGGTAGCCTTGGTCATAGAACCTGCAAAAAACAAGGGAATTACAGTTGTAAATGAAGTCAATGCTAATGTAGAAGTCTATGCCGATACGGATATGATTTCGCTGGTTGTTCGTAACTTGGTGTCGAATGCCGTGAAGTTTTGTAGATCTGGCGATCGAATTTCTATTTCAACCAGTCCTTTGTTCGATGAAATTATTGTGGCGGTGAAGGATACGGGTGTTGGAATTGCACCCGAGGATATTGATAAAATATTCGGCGATCAAATATATACCACAAGAGGAACTTCCAACGAAATGGGTACCGGCTTAGGATTGGTTCTTTCCAAGGAGTTTGTCGAACTGAATGGTGGAAGAATATGGGTCGAAAGCGAATTGGATAAAGGAACAACCTTCTTCTTTACCCTAAAAGCAAAGCCTGAAAATGCCGATGGCAAATCGAATGCAGAGTCGATAGTTGGACAAGAACCTTCCTTGTCGTAA